GTCCAGAGACACTTATAAGTCGATACACAACAACACGTTACTCAAGTGTACACAACAATCACGAGACTACAATGTTCCTCGATACTgcatcatctctccctccttcaccCTTTGCAACCTCTCAAACATGTACATCTTTGGACCACATCTCTAAATATATAGAGACCATTGTAACTGTACCTCTTCACTGTTTCTTCTCCCTCTACTTCTTACAGAAGCTCCCTCGtcggccagcagcagcagcagcctcctggacgaggaggaggaagaggtggcagGCAGGTCATGGGCCGTTGAAGGAGGCAGTGGTCTGTTGGACTGTCGCGTCAGGGCCTCTCCTCAACCCACCTTCTACTGGCTGGCTGAGGACGGGCCAATCTCTGACGACAAGAAATATAACATTCACATGCCACAGGTAACATCCATGCTCTTCAGTGGTGTGTGTACACCACTTGACTTTATGTTTAAACTGTTCTGCATAATTAGAAGAATTAGTTATCTAAAATGAATGTTCAATTTCCGAGAAAAAAACTTGATAATCTGGTGAACTGTTAATTATACTCATGTTAAAAATATTGGGTAGTTTTTGGTGGGTGACCAGCCTCAGTAGCTACTGTGCGAGCGTGTTGCGccataaataaattttatttcataaattatatttctaagaaataaaagaaaggctacgatatatatattttaacaattTTATCTATTAAATTTTATCTATTtaaatattacatttttaaaaGTTAGTTTGTAAAATAGATTATTCAAAAGTAATTTATTACGTCAAGTTAAATTAATAAATTTTGTATTGCTGCTCCTTTTCTCTTCGTGCTCATTAAAATGTCTTGTTTCAGTAATGATTGACGAAACCCAAATATTATTTGTATTGGgatatactaaaaaaaaaacaattattttGATTCATAAGTAAACTGATCAGGACAGAAACCCCAATAAGAGACAGAAGGCCAGGGGCATACATACTAACACGACTCCTATCTCCCCAAGCTGATGGACGGAGTGGCTGAGTGGTCTTCAGTGCTGGAGGTTCGAAGTGTGACAGCCCGAGACTTCGCTAGTTACACCTGCGTCGCCCTCAACCCACTGGGCTCCCACGCTCTCAACTACACCCTCAGCCAGCCCTCGCAGCCCGGAACCCCACTCAGCCTTAACGTGAGAGCCCTAATAATTCAGTTACAGTTTTTCAGACGATTTGTAGAGAATCATGGATATGATATTTTATACTGAGAGACCAACTGAAGTGAAAGTATGTGCCGCCAACTGGTTCCCACGACTTGAAAGGCGTACAATTTGATGTGTTTTTTGCCCTAAAAGTATATAGCTATGCAATTAATGATATAATGTTgcgttcacctgggctctaggaggctCGGTCCGCGGACCCAAAGCATGTGAGGCCGAAGCACTTAGACGaagtttatttccacggaagtgtggatgacaatttaaatgataatgttTATTTGTACGCGGAAGCGTCAATTTCCTCGGTGGTCTTAATTTCTCTAAATCCATAGAGATTTTTTGACGATGTGGTCGTCCAAAATTTCACACGCATTAAGTACGCTGCTCGTTAAAAATTTACATGCTCAGAGACTTGCAGGGGAAGCATTGATTGCAAGCCATTGTTGAGGAGCACATGTTGGCGGCGTACGGTGTTCctcggtagagagagagagagagagagagacagatcaaTAAGGCAAGTCTAACGGGGTCCTTGTGTCCTTTCTGCAGGTCACGGCGGTGAGCGATACGACCGTCGAGGTGAGGTGGGCAGACCTGACGGTGGGTCCTGCCCCAGCAGGTTACACCCTCAGGTATCGCCCCACCAGTCACCGGCAATACGAGGTCAGTAGTACCTTAAAATCACCACATCTGATAGGCTCAGTTCTGTAGGGCATACTTTACTTCCACTCACCCATCCTAGTCTCTATCCTGTGTGTTTAActcactcaatctctctctctctctctctctctctctctctctctctctctctctctctctctctctctctctctctctctctctctctctctctctctctctctctctcctctctctctctctctctctctctctctctctctctctctctctctcttgagagaGACTTGTGAGTCTCTCTGTTCTTTCACATTCTTAGAAATGCAGCTTGCTGTGATTTCCTCACTGTTCCCTCGTGAGCTAGTTGATATCTAGACAGTTAAACCATTATCAcctgttcttcttcttcttccactTATCTTCAAAGAAATAGTTGCATGACACAACAAATCTATTGTTATTGCTCCTGTCTGTTGCGTCCATATTAAAGTTCGTGAGAACATTCATCAGTTATTGGAAAACAACAAATTTATTGTTATCATTTCTAAGTATTGAGTCCAGACAAACGTTTCTGGTGAATACATTTTTTTGTATTGTTTAACATGTCAAATTTCAAGAGAACAATCACCTATTGTTGCATGACACAACAAATTTGTTGTTATTGCTTCTTGCGTCCACAATAGCGTCTGGTGACAAACAATCACTGATTACTGTTGCTCTTTCACAATACACAATAGCGTCACTAATAACGCACCAACTCACGTTATTTGTGCATATGTCTCGAGGTTTCGTATGAATAAATAGAGATACTGACTAACAGAAACAATGGTCATGATATAATTTGTCCCTCCTGATTACGAGTGGTAAAGTCATATTATGAAGAAATAATCGATAATACGGTTATCTACTTGTGAGAGTAGCATAACCTTTTCTAAATACACAGAAATCAAATTTAACGTGATAtagatatcaatgagaaaatccactcggGACGGCCATGAGGTAGAGCCTActctagtggtagagtatgctCTACCTCATGTGGTAGAGCATACTCTAGTGGGTAGAGTATGCGGCTAGCAACGCCTTGGTTGCAGGTTTGCACCCACCTCACAGCCCTAGTTGATTTTCTCCTTTCATTTTGTATTAATAATAAATGAATTATAGCCTCAAGACTGGTATTGAGAACATGTATACGTGTAAGGAAGCAGATATGCTAGTGGAACATGAATGTTTTTTTTAGATAGGATATGTATTGTTGTTAACACTAACTACCTTACACTGGCCCACTGACCCCCGTTGCATGTCGTATGTATGTCGGAGGCCATGTCTTCGTGGGAGTCCTGATGTGCCAGTTCTTATGTGGGAGAGGAAAACCCAGCTGAACAGTGACCGCGTACGATCGTGATCTCAAAAGATTTGGCAATCATTTACAATAGAATTTGGTCATGTTATAACCCAATTGGCAgtcacaacattgttcaacagagCTATTAGGAACTCTGGTCATCGCCAGTGGAAAATTTTGTGGTTGTGGTTTAAGTACAAAGAGAGAGGCTTGGTTTTCCCCGCGATCTGGATCAGGTGTGACAGCGCTGAGATCGAGAGTACCATAAGATCCCTATAGCTCCCCGACTCCCCCCTCACATACACGAGCTGACACGTGTTGGTCACCCACTGCCTCTTATTCATACGTCGTTCCCCCCTTGTctttaccctccctccctccctttccactccctagacctctccctccctctctcccacaacCTTCCCCTCACAGCTGGTTGACCCAAGCATGGAAAGCCAGTACCTCATATCGAATCTcgctccccctcccacccacctCCAGCTGGTCGACATCCCAGGGACCAACTTCTCGAGCCTTGTTATCGAGGAGCTCACGCCAGGAGAAGAGTACTCCTTCAGCATCCAGTCCTACGACGAGCACGGCCGTGTCCACCACATCTCTCCCCCAGTGGTCGTCATCATGAGTGAAGGTGGGTCGAGTTCTGgcgagagtgggtgtgtgcaggCGTTCCTGTGAGTGTTTGCTGTGAGTTAATGGACTATTTCCATACTGATTAGTTTCATGGGGTGAAAATCACGAGTGGTGATTGTTGAGGTGATGTGTACCTCGTCATCCTGGCGTCTGTACAGTGACCGCTGTTTCACCATCTCAGCAAGCAGTTGGTGATACAGTACCCAGCATCACCAGGTCGCAACACCATTTGataaacaaaaaaattataaattTAACGTTCTCGAATTAACCTGTGTATAAATGCAACGAGTTGTGTCTGGTAATTTAATTCAGGTCATAATAGTTTTTTACCGTTCTCGTGGACACATGAAAGGCGGAAGTATCATGAGTTGCAGTTATCCCTGAAATGTAGCCTTGGTGCTTTGATGATTTAATTCctttattaatttaaaaaaattccTTGACTAAAAGTGTTcgtttatatctatatatatataatgtggctAATTAATGTTGCAGTGGAAAGTGAAGAAAATGGAGTCAGTGACAAGGAAGGCCCCAAAGGAGTGTCGTACATCGCCTTCCTCTTGATTGCTGTGACGGGAGCCGTGCTTATAGTACTCAATATTATAGGCGTCCTCTGCTTCCTCCGACGACGCTCCTTCTTCCACGAATTCTCTGGTAATTTATGTTACTTCTGTAgctctcttccttcctccctctctctctctctctctctctctctctctctctctctctctctctctctctctctctctctctctctctctctctctctctctctctctctctctctctctatctatctatctctctccctccctctcttcctttcgCTGCCCCCATCTCTTCCGGTTAGACGATCCCTACTTCCTTGTCACAATACCTTTTGTGAGCATATCTCCTTGTTTATCTCGGTGGCACATGTGGTGACCCAGACCTTGGGAGACACGGTTATCTCATTCTTCCTGCTCTTGAGCTTTGCATTGTTGTTTTGAAGTAAATTTCATGGTCAATTTTATTTCATATTTGAAAAGCTCTTGGATAAAAAACACCGAGTGTCGTGGAATAATGAAATTAGATCAAATTTGGAACAATACTAAGTTGTTCGGCTTTCATTTGCATTCAAACTAAACATGTTTTGTGGTATATTGTTGCAATGGAGTTACTCTTGTATTAACGTCACTAATATGATGATCTCACTGTTGTGATGCCGTCACTGTTGTCATGACGTCAGTGTTGTCATGACGTCACTGTTGTCATGACGTCAgtgttaaattttaataataagctTGCTGGAGGAGTTTGAGGAATGAGGAGCGGAAGAATGACTTACTTAGGCTTCAATCTGCTCTCCGCTTCTCTGGCTGCTATTGTCTCATATTGTCCAAGAtgatttaggataaggttttggaCCAAAATAATGCTCTTTCGAATTATGGATAACATCACAATAGCGCTGATATACCGTGCATGTGTCGCCATATCGTAATTGTAAGACATGATATTATCCTATGACCTTACTGAGATgtgagagagagaattatcagaaggaagtgtcaaacttATGTTAAGTGTCAAACGCTTAACATAAGATGTGAACAAAAGCTTCCTTGAAATCAAGTTTGGTAATGTAGTGTGACTGTGCTGGGGGGGTTGAGCAGGCAGGTAAAATGTCTCTTATTCTCTCAGCGTCTTCATGCAAATCTTCGGCCTATGAGGTGCCGTCGCCGTCCCAGGTGGACAGGATGTCTCTCAGCTCCACAGACGACATCCCTCCACCTGACTACGAGGTAACGCCTCCGCTCGTCCACCAGGTAACACCTCCGCTGCCCGGGTCCCTAACCCAGACCTCTTCCACCACCTGCCCGTCCTCTCTCTCAGCTAGCAGCTTGTTCGTCAACATGGTGTACCGTgtgtcccctccccctcccaggcCTCTGTGTGAGGAGCGGTGGcttcggggagagagagagtgtgttggCGAGTCCAGGGCCCCTGAGAAACCTGAGTCACACCTGGTACactagcacacacacatacacacgcacatacacatacacacacacacacacacacacacacacacacacacacacacacacacacacacacacacacacacacacacacacacacacacacacacacacacacacacacacacacacacacacacacacacacacacacacacacacacacacacacacacacacacacacacacacacacacacacacacacatacacacacacacacacacacacacacacacacacacacacacacacacacacacacacacacacacacacacacacacacacacacacacacgaacatatACCTTGCCCGGGTCATCGGAAATTGTTACCTGTACTGTAAGTAGAGTTAGTCGAGCTGAGCGtctctactacaccaccaccaccacctccaccactattaCTACTACGGTCAATATCCCTTAAAGAGAAGCCTTGAGATCTTCGCTTCCATATTACTTCAGAACTCAACCCTCGACCCCAGGCATCATCTCTCCCTCTCAACCTGCTCCATGCGTCCCTAAccttgtggcaaaaaaaaaatctataactATACCAGCTCTAAAACCCCCCAAAAAAACGCCTCAAATCCACTAGGCTTGCTGTCCTTCAATCCATCAGTTTGGACTAAAAATAATGTGCTTCATTCGCTGTATAAAacgtcctaattcttctgcttttTTCATAAGTTAAATTACAATACTTCACTCATATTACTCCCTATTCCTCCTCTTTTCCCATACAAAATCGGCGTTGTCTTCTCACCAATCACATCACAGATTGCATAGTCGTTGTCTATAACAAGTATATAATCTACAGCAATTCGGTAACAGGGCATAAGTTTAGCTTGCATTTTTGTCTAAAGAACAATACCATTTGCAATATTGTGTGATGAACAATATCATTTACTGTCTTGACGGATCATATTAGAATTTAAGTCATTCGTGTCGCGATCTATACATTAAACGCTTAACATATCATAAGTGAGCTCATTGCATATTACAAATGAACATTTCGTAAATCACAGCGAACACCTAATATATTTTAAGTGAGCAGTTGTGAAAGAGTGGACACTTTAGAGTCTTAGATACTTAATGATATCCTAGTGGATACTTAGAGTCTTGCTTAAATTCAGAGATATCCTTACTCAGGGCCATCAGAAACTAAAACAAATCTTTCTCGCTTACAATTCTCATTTTAGCAAGTAACATTAATTCTCGCCTTTAGAGACGGGGTTTTCTTGGGGGTGGATGGGAGAGGTGTGGAGTTCTTCAGTTTACTGAAGTAGCTCAGCCAATTACAGTCACAATCATATATTTTCACTCGTTTATGCTCGTTTGCGATATTACATATCATAGCGCATTAAGGAAGATATGTTAAGTCAGTACACACTAACTCacaccttcctctcccccccgtccccccctctctctctctctctctctctctctctctctctctctctctctctctctctctctctctctctctctctctctctctctctctctctctctctctctctctctctctctctctctctctctctcttctctctctctctctctctctctctctctctctctctctctctctctctctctctctctctctctctctctctctctctctctctctctctctctctctctctttctctctctccatcatTCCCATAACCACTGCTTAGCTTTGCCATGTACATAACGAAAATATTCCATAATATCAGTATTCCCCACTTTAATACTTCAatctaaatttatttgtatttcctAAATCCCAGCTATAACCCAGTTCACATATCCGTtcctgctttatatatatatatatatatatatatatatatatatatatatatatatatatatatatatatatatatatatatatatatatatatattgtccaaTTTGTCtaaagcgctttctcctgatatatCATTTCTATGCCTCTTCCTATAAAACCACAGCTCATCTTAGTGTTGACTTAAAAAACATTCTTCGCCTGTTCACTAAACGCAGTTACagcttcagtttatatatatcgtGCAAGGCAGATGGCAGGTGTTGTTCTCGTCCCGTTACGATACACATTAGCTGCTCTATCGTGATCGTTGTGTGGTTTCATGTGTTGCTTAAAATGTAAGAGGAATAACTATTTTCCTGCTTCAAACCTATGATTGTTAAGTATGTTGTGTATGATTGAATTCATTTATATTATTTGTCATTATTCTCTAGTGCAATTATTTTTGGAGAATGGTTCATTAGCTGTATATTTCACAATGAAAACGCTACGTGTCTGTGAAGAATTTGGTTTGCTATTGGTATGTCTGAAGGCAATACCAATTTTCGTGTTAGTGAAAAAAAACTCCGCTTTTCAACTAAGCACTTTAGtctaaaaacgaactttcaaaacCAAAAGCTTGTCTGTCTGAAATCATATATTTGTAAGGGGGGAAGAAAAGGAACTAAAACAAAATTTAACCTAACGTTGGCACAAACAATTCTTAGATTAGAATATGTTAGGCCAAGGTTGTGGTCTGTTAGGCCTAGATTTAATTAAGGGtagttatttttttcattttaatatataagttcggtttttattaaagtgttcagttgCAAAATCAACTTTTCATTAAGTTcatatttatagatatatatatgaactTAACATACATACAGCCTTTACGTGAGGATGGTTAGCTTAATAGGTAGTATCAATAAGAATTTAAAGCTTTGAAAATTTACATTTCAATATTAAACAGATCTGCTAAACTATACACTATGGGCCAGCAGGCAAAATTTCCTACGTTGGTGTTCTTTGTCGCAACAGCAGGTGATGGGGACGTGTCGTGTTGGGTCGTTCAGTGGCGGTAGTCTCCAGGACCTGTCTCACCCCTCCGGCTCCAGGGGCACTCCGTCCCTCGCCCGCAGCAGCAGTCCCATCCTCACCTCCTCCAGCACCATCTCCAACAGCGGAGCGGACATCATCGCTCCCCCAGACGACTTCTCCAGCGGTATCGTCAATCTCGGCTCCGGTAATTATTTTGTGTTTCTCGAATTTAATGAAACTGCGTAATCAGGGGCTGCTTCAGGGATGGTGACGAGAATCAGGGATGATGATGAGCCTCAGTATGATGAGCCTCAGTATAATGAGCCTCACagatgtatatataattataccgtaGCATCATGTTTAAAGTGAACATTCTTGCCTCCTCTACAGATGAGCATGGATCCCAGTCTTCCCGTCAAGGCCGAGTGTCATGGGCTAACCTTGAGTTAGACCTACCAACCTCTCCAACTGAGGCGTCGTACGAGCaggccatcatcacccagcagccCTCCTATGACCTGCCTAGACCCGTCAGAGATGTGTCTGCATCCGCCTTCCGAAGCGTGGAGTCCCTTGCAGAGCTGTACAGCCCTCACTACGAGCCTCAGCCAGCCTTCACCCTGCCCAGGCGCCCCTCCCAGGTCATCTACCACGGCCAGCCACACCTTCAGCAGCAACTTGAGCGGGAACAGGCACAGTACCAACAGATGGAGCAACAGCAGTACCAGCAGAtggaacaacagcagcaccaacaggcaGAGCAACAACAGTACAAATACCACCAAGTAGAGCAGTTACAGTCGTCTGCTGAGTACATACAGTCAGCGGCAGCTGAGCAATATTtcttacagcagcagcagcagcagtgctgTCAGCAGCCCTCCTTAGGAGCCGGCATGACTGTTCCTCCACCCTACGCCAGCCTCGACCCCTCCACTCTTTATTCCCTGCATGCCACCGTCTTCGAAGATGGTGCCAGACCTTCCACAAGCTACACAGGTGAGTCCTCTGCTGCGTCAGGTTAAACACACTTCGCCAATCTTCATGGCTCCAAATGCACATTAATCCTAACGAATTATATATTGGAGTAATATGACTTTTGATAAGTTTAATACGTAATAAAATGTAACGATTATAAATTAGCCACAATATCACTCTCTAATTCATTCCTGCAGTTACTTAACTTTCACAGACTCAAAAACACACAAATACGCCTCTGTTGTTGTTAAGGAACAGCAATAGAGGTGTGGTTTGGTTAATATCTAATGAGAATTTAGCAAGGATACAATTCATTTCCCTCATATCCGTTTCAGACTGGCCACCTCTGACGCCCACATACACAAGCAGCGACTACAGTGAGACCTAAGTACAAAGGCTTTTCAAATGGTGTTGGGTCCTGCTGTTGTGTTTTGGTTAACTGTGTTCCTTCACTGTACCTTGGGTATCTTCGCCCCAGTACCGGCAGCTTTACTACCCAACAAGGTGTTTTCGTCACACTACTGGTATCACCGGTAGCTTCACCGGAGTACTGGTATCTCCGTATGACCGGCTGAACTTCCCTGCACAACCGACTTCGTCACTGTCACCTTTATACACCGTGGTGGTGCACTCTGCTTCGTTCTTCTGTCGGTAGCACAACTCTGAAGCCTTTCGTGTCCTGTGGGACTcgcgcgtctgtgtgtgtgtttttgtgcgaAAGTGTACACGTACGCTCTACTGATGACCCAACACACtcttgtgtgtactagtgttaacaTCAGCTTCTCAACATCCGGAGACCTCGTGAGTATTCCTTCCTCATGCAAGTGTAAACACTGTCAGTATACAACATCAGATTCCTTCATTATCATAAAGATGTCAATATGTAAACTCAGTTTTCAAGTCATATTCATCGAAGCTTTTCACAAATAGAAAGTTAAAATATTTTCCGTAATGTGTAATGGAAAACTTCATTTTCTTAAAAATAAGTTAAAATTTATTTAGTTATGTTTATAGTTAgacttaggttaggtaaggtgttttGGTTCGGCTGATGAATGTGTGATTtacagtatgtgggtgaagcatttaccggGTGGTGTTCGAACTTGAAAGTGAGTGAAAAAAATAATTTATAAAAAGTTCGAATGTACTCCGCTGTGAGTCGCGTGTGAATTAACACATATTTGGCCGGAGGTATAGGATGAGATCCAATATGATGGTTCATTTGCTGTtaatgaaaaataataataatgtttaattTTCTATAATCTCTTAAACACTGTCCTCTCTTTTCAGACTTGCCACAAAATGAAACGTGTCTCGAATCTTGCCGTGAGAGTCTGCTTGTTTTCCTTGGGAAATCGATCAACCTTAATGGCTTCCAAGAGCAACCCAGAAGTGCACAACTGCCCAGTCCTGCAAAATTTTGACCACTTCCTAAGTGGATAAATCCAACATTAGTTATCAACATTATGAAGAGCAAAAAGCACCCGGCGTTTAGCAGTCCTCAAATAAATCGAACTTGTTTTCTAAGTTATCAACCAGTGTTTTTGAGGCGACGACTAGGGCAATAATAAGTTCATTACGGGGGGCGACCAGTCTTCCAAAGTGTGGTCATATAAGATGACCTGGTGCTTAGAGTGACGTAGTCGACGCACTCACAAGCTCCTTCATCCTGGCCTCCGGATAACCTTACAcgtctctatgtgtgtgtgtgtttttccttCATTGTGTTCTGAGAAACCTGAAGATACTCTCCATTTTTAAACGGTAATGATTCAAGATAAAGTTCTATGTAaaatatcttcacaacacaattgTCTCAATAACACAATTTCCATAATAATACAGTTTACACAAAATATAagctatgaatatatatataattttta
This genomic stretch from Procambarus clarkii isolate CNS0578487 chromosome 5, FALCON_Pclarkii_2.0, whole genome shotgun sequence harbors:
- the LOC138352557 gene encoding synaptogenesis protein syg-2-like codes for the protein MTYGPVWLFTPSGKLDVLEGGDLTITAEALANPGPVRYTWQRGAALLTGVVSEGGSGELILKRLGRHMAGTYTVTASSSRGSVNASFIVDVQYGPENITTAKRVLVDQNDTASVLCSAVGNPIPNVTWSKDADDSSVALSWGEGEAYLVVEASSPEDTGLYYCRASNVVASSTAVATAVVVTQAPSSASSSSSLLDEEEEEVAGRSWAVEGGSGLLDCRVRASPQPTFYWLAEDGPISDDKKYNIHMPQLMDGVAEWSSVLEVRSVTARDFASYTCVALNPLGSHALNYTLSQPSQPGTPLSLNVTAVSDTTVEVRWADLTVGPAPAGYTLRYRPTSHRQYELVDIPGTNFSSLVIEELTPGEEYSFSIQSYDEHGRVHHISPPVVVIMSEVESEENGVSDKEGPKGVSYIAFLLIAVTGAVLIVLNIIGVLCFLRRRSFFHEFSASSCKSSAYEVPSPSQVDRMSLSSTDDIPPPDYEVTPPLVHQVTPPLPGSLTQTSSTTCPSSLSASSLFVNMVYRVSPPPPRPLCEERWLRGERECVGESRAPEKPESHLVH
- the LOC138350013 gene encoding vacuolar protein-sorting-associated protein 36-like yields the protein MGTCRVGSFSGGSLQDLSHPSGSRGTPSLARSSSPILTSSSTISNSGADIIAPPDDFSSGIVNLGSDEHGSQSSRQGRVSWANLELDLPTSPTEASYEQAIITQQPSYDLPRPVRDVSASAFRSVESLAELYSPHYEPQPAFTLPRRPSQVIYHGQPHLQQQLEREQAQYQQMEQQQYQQMEQQQHQQAEQQQYKYHQVEQLQSSAEYIQSAAAEQYFLQQQQQQCCQQPSLGAGMTVPPPYASLDPSTLYSLHATVFEDGARPSTSYTDWPPLTPTYTSSDYSET